One Excalfactoria chinensis isolate bCotChi1 chromosome 19, bCotChi1.hap2, whole genome shotgun sequence genomic window carries:
- the LOC140260983 gene encoding C-C motif chemokine 13-like, with amino-acid sequence MAKAAGAYCIFLILTALCCQSLAQRAPAVPDKCCFNFHTRRIKMDNIAACYATSPQCPHQAVIFRVKNGKEICTPADRMWVKRYQQRFQVSSYSIPS; translated from the exons ATGGCCAAGGCAGCTGGGGCCTATTGCATCTTCCTCATCCTCACTGCGCTGTGCTGCCAGAGCCTGGCCCAGA GAGCCCCAGCTGTGCCTGACAAGTGCTGCTTCAACTTCCATACCAGAAGGATCAAAATGGACAACATCGCCGCCTGCTATGCCACCAGCCCCCAGTGCCCACACCAAGCTGTGAT CTTCAGGGTGAAGAATGGCAAGGAGATCTGCACTCCAGCGGACAGGATGTGGGTGAAGAGATACCAGCAGAGGTTCCAAGTCAGCTCCTATTCCATCCCCAGCTAG
- the LOC140260989 gene encoding C-C motif chemokine 3-like codes for MKVFSLTVVILLLAAVWTESWGKSFRSSYSSCCYKNMFIQKEINPSLIRSYRETPPNCSRRAIIVELKKGRKFCVDPAEGWIQQYLQGKKLSNTST; via the exons ATGAAGGTCTTCTCCTTGACCGTGGtcattctgctgctggctgctgtctGGACTGAGAGCTGGGGCAAGTCCT TCCGCAGCTCCTACAGCTCCTGCTGCTACAAGAACATGTTCATCCAGAAGGAAATCAACCCCTCGCTCATCCGCAGCTACCGGGAAACACCCCCAAACTGCTCCCGCAGAGCCATTAT CGTGGAGCTGAAGAAGGGGAGGAAGTTCTGCGTGGACCCTGCAGAGGGTTGGATCCAGCAGTACCTGCAGGGAAAGAAGCTGAGCAACACCTCGACGTGA
- the LOC140260867 gene encoding C-C motif chemokine 3-like, with protein sequence MKGSAAILSALLLLALCSSAVAHLDDLPTTCCFSYIARPIPRNLIASAYITSSNCPRPGVILVTKKGRKICANPEESWVQKRLELFQNQDNFYDNTEPLEGSSQPTQLQTLP encoded by the exons ATGAAGGGCTCTGCCGCCATCCTGTCcgctctgctcctcctggccCTCTGCTCCTCAGCCGTGGCCCACCTGG ATGACCTACCCACAACCTGCTGCTTCTCCTACATTGCACGTCCCATCCCACGCAACCTCATCGCCTCTGCCTATATCACCAGCAGCAATTGCCCCCGGCCGGGGGTGAT cctggtCACCAAGAAGGGGAGGAAGATCTGTGCAAACCCTGAGGAGTCCTGGGTGCAGAAACGCCTGGAACTCTTCCAGAACCAAGACAACTTTTATGACAACACAGAACCATTGGAAGGGAgctcacagcccacccagctCCAGACCCTCCCCTAG
- the LOC140260971 gene encoding PHD finger protein 7-like, whose protein sequence is MELRSGRLSAAQPNLRPRRAAARPRARARPEREPSPPRQRQRVSEEEGERRAFPQQTSLCRVLLSPRCHAWGDNALVPMAGCGLCQRTDQNPEIYGETCRQDGLCIHENCLYHASGLYQHGADEEGFFGFLLPDIQQHLQRVAQQTCCICRRRGASVRCHHRRCSRTFHYPCGTERRCVSQFFGEYRSFCWQHRPKQQVRPPQEEHPSCIICFEEVDTRPSYNTLVCPSCSKAMFHRSCIQGQALHAALHHFRCPNCQEMPNFQTEMSRLGIKIPDRDASWEMEEGAYHELYVQHSRCDANVCLCPQGREHSENVGPWRMLLCSSCSSCRTHQQCSAVAEDAESWECSGCSSVSTAPSVSGLAQ, encoded by the exons ATGGAGCTGAGGTCTGGACGCCTCAGTGCAGCGCAGCCCAATCTTCGCCCCCGCCGCGCTGCAGCACGGCCCAGGGCACGGGCACGGCCCGAACGGGAACCGTCCCCCCCAAGACAGAGGCAGCGCGTCTCCGAGGAGGAAGGTGAGCGCAGAGCATTCCCGCAGCAGACGAGCCTCTGCCGCGTGCTGCTGTCACCCCGCTGCCATGCTTGGGGTGACAATGCCCTTGTCCCCATGGCAGGGTGCGGCCTGTGCCAGCGGACAGACCAGAACCCCGAGATCTACGGCGAGACGTGCCGTCAGGACGGGCTGTGCATCCACGAGAACTGCCTG TACCACGCCTCCGGGCTGTACCAGCACGGAGCAGACGAGGAAGGATTCTTCGGATTCCTTCTCCCTGAcatccagcagcacctgcagcgcGTGGCACAGCAG ACTTGCTGCATATGCCGGAGGCGGGGCGCCTCTGTCCGCTGCCATCACCGAAGATGCTCCCGCACCTTCCACTACCCCTGCGGAACAGAGCGCAGATGTGTCTCGCAGTTCTTCGGCGAGTACAG GTCCTTCTGCTGGCAACACCGCCCAAAACAGCAGGTGCGGCCGCCGCAAGAGGAGCACCCGAGCTGCATCATCTGCTTCGAGGAAGTGGACACCAGGCCCAGCTACAACACCCTGGTCTGTCCCTCCTGCAGCAAAGCCATGTTCCACCGCAGCTGCATCCAG GGCCAAGCTCTGCATGCAGCCTTGCACCATTTCCGCTGCCCGAACTGCCAAGAAATGCCCAACTTCCAGACTGAGATGTCGCGCCTGGGCATCAAAATCCCAGACAG GGATGCATCCTGGGAGATGGAAGAGGGAGCCTACCACGAGCTCTAcgtgcagcacagcagatgcGATGCCAACGTCTGCCTGTGCCCGCAGGGACGGGAGCACTCCGAGAACGTGGG GCCCTGGAGgatgctcctctgcagctcctgcagctcctgcaggacccaccagcagtgctctgctgtcGCTGAGGACGCTGAGTCGTGGGAGTGCAGCggctgcagcagtgtgagcaccG CCCCTTCAGTGTCAGGCTTGGCGCAGTGA
- the LOC140260892 gene encoding C-C motif chemokine 3-like, with translation MKGSAAILSALLLLALCSSAVAQLDGLPTTCCFSYAPRPIPRNLIASAFPTSSKCRQPGVILVTKKGREVCANPEESWVQKRLELFQNQGN, from the exons ATGAAGGGCTCTGCCGCCATCCTGTCcgctctgctcctcctggccCTCTGCTCCTCAGCCGTGGCCCAACTGG ATGGCCTACCCACAACCTGCTGCTTCTCCTACGCTCCACGTCCCATCCCACGCAACCTCATCGCCTCTGCCTTCCCCACCAGCAGCAAATGCCGCCAGCCGGGGGTGAT cctggtCACCAAGAAGGGGAGGGAGGTCTGTGCAAACCCTGAGGAGTCCTGGGTGCAGAAACGCCTGGAACTCTTCCAGAACCAAGGAAACTGA